The genomic stretch CGGGCTCGTAGACGAAGGCGTCCAGGCCGCCCGGCACGTCGCGCCGGCTCACGGTCACCCCGTCGACCGGGCTCGTCGGCCTCGGGTAGAGCTTCCGGCCCGCGGCGAGGGTCAGCTTCCCGCTGAGCGCGAGCGGTACCCACAGGGCCGGCGTCCGCAGCTCCGGTGCCACGGGCGCGAGGGTGCGGGCGCGGCGGGCCAGGGCCGCCGCGGTGGCCGCGGCTGCGAGCGCGACGAGGGCCCGCGTCCTCATCGGGCGGTCACCGGCTCCCGCTCCTCGGTCCGGGCGTGCGACGCCTTCTCCAGCGCGGCGCCCTCGACGTCCAGCACCGGCAGCCACCGCAGCCAGCGCGGCAGCCACCACGCCCTCGCCCCGAGCAGGGCCAGCGCCGCGGGCACGAGCACCATGCGGACGACGAAGGCGTCGAAGACGATGCCCGCGGCCAGCGCGAAGGCGATCGACTTGATCGTCGCCTCGCCGGCCGGCACGAACCCGGCGAAGACGGAGAACATGATCAGCGCGGCGGCCACGACCACCGGCGCCGCCTGCCGGAAGCCGGTACGGATGGCCTCGAGCGGCGCGGCCCCGTGGCTGTGCGCCTCGTGCATCCGGGACACCAGGAAGATCTGGTAGTCCATCGCCAGCCCGAACAGGATGCCGATCACCAGGATCGGCGTGAGGCTGATCAGCGGCCCCGTGGTGTCCAGGTTGACCACGTCGGCCAGCCAGCCCCACTGGAAGACGGCGACGGTCGCCCCGAGGGAGGCCCCGACGGTCAGCACGAAGCCGAGGACGCCGACCAGCGGCACGAGCAGCGAGCGGAAGACCAGGACCAGCAGCACGAGGGCGAGACCCACGACGAGGGCGAGGTACACCGGCAGCGCCTCGTCGAGGCTCTGCGCGACGTCCACGCTGACCGCCGTGGCGCCGGTGACGGAAGCCTCGACGCCGTCGAGGCCGGCCAGCTCCGCCCGGAGGTCGGCGACCAACTGCTCGGTCGCCGGGTCGGTCGGGCCCGACTCGGGGATGACGGTGAGCAGGGCCGCGGTGTCGTCGGCGTTGGGGACCGGCGGGGTCACCAGCGCGACGTCGTCCAGGCCGGTGACCGTCTCGGCGGTCCGGCCGGCCGCCCCGGAGGCGGCGTCCCCCTCGAAGAGGATCGTGATCGGGCCGTTGAAGCCCGGCCCGAAACCGTCGGCGAGCAGCTCCTGGGCGCGGGCCTGCGTGCTGTCGTCCGGCGGGGTCTGGATGAGCGTCGTCTGCATGGAGAAGAACGGCACGGCGATCGCGGCGAGGGCGGCGACCGCCACGAGCAGGGACGGGATGCGCCGGCGGGTGACCGTGCCGACCCAGCCGGCGAGGAAGCCGCCGTCGGTCGCCGGCGCGTGTGCGCCGCGCTGCGTGCGCGGCAGCGCGCGCAGGCCGAGGAAACTCAGCACCGCAGGCACCAGCGTCAGCGCCACCAGGACGGCGACGACGATCGTCAACGCCGCCGCGATGCCCATCTGGGTGAGGAACGGGATGCCGACGACGAACAGGCCGGTCAGCGCGATGACGACGGTCAGGCCCGCGGTCACGACGGCGGAGCCTGCCGTGCCGACCGCGGTGCTGATCGCCGTGCCCACGTCGCCGCCGTGCCGGAGTTCCTGCCGGTAGCGCGTGACGATGAACAGCGCGTAGTCGATGCCGACGGCCAGGCCGAGCATCGCGGCCAGGGTGGGCGTGGTCGAGGACAGGTCGGTGAACCCCGTGGCGATCGTGACGCCCAGGACGCCGATGCCGACACCGACCAGCGCGGTCAGCAGGTTCATGCCGGCGAGCACGAGACCGCCGTAGGTGACGGCGAGGACCGCCAGCGCGACGACCACGCCGATGGCCTCGGCCGGCCCGCCGACGTGCGGCGGCTCCTGCGTCGCCTCGCCGGCGACCTCGACGGTCAGCCCGCCGCTCCCCGCCGCGTCGACGGCGTCGAGCAGCGCCTCCTGCTGCGCCGGGGTGACCTCGCCGGGTGCGGCGTCGTAGGTGACGGTGCTGTAGGCGGTGGTCTGCTCGGCGTTCACGGCCGGCTGGGCGGGGTCCAGCGGGTTGGTCGCCGAAGTGACGCCGGGCAGTTGCGCGAGCTCGGCGACCAGGCCGCCGATGGCCTGCGCGTTCTCGGGCGTGGTGACGGTCCCGCCCTGCGGCGCCTGGACGACGACCCGGGCGGTCGCGCCCTCCCCGCCGCCGCCGAACTCCTCGCCGATCCGCTCCAGGGCGATGGTGGACTCCTGCCCCGGGATCGAGAAGCTGCTCGACGTCTCGCCGGCGAGGGTGACCGCACCGACGCCCCCGGCCACGAGCACCACGAGCCAGACGAGGACGACGGGAAGCCGACGGCGGTGCGAGAACGCGCCGAGTCGGGACAACAGCACTGCCATGGGGATCAGGTCTCCTGGTCGGATGCGGGGAGGGAGCCGGAACTGCCGTGACCGAGGGCGTCGAAGCAGGTGGCGACGATGTGCTGCCGCCAGGCGGTCGTCTGGTCCTCGGCGTGCGCGGCGAGGGTGAGGACGGCGAGAGCGGCCAGAGCACCGACGACCCGGACGCTGCGCTCGGTCACCGGCACCGTGCGGTCGACGCCGAACGCCCGCAGCGCGGTGTCGGCGACCGCGTCGAGCTCGGGCACCCGGGCGGCCGAGTCGTCCAGCGTGAGCGGGTCCAGCACCAGGGCGACCAGGCCGGGGTGGCCGAACGCCGCGTCGAGCAGCACTTCGAGCGCCCGCCGGTCGCGCTCGGGCCCCGCCGGCATGTCCTGCACCTGCTCGAGCACCCGCTCGCCGAGGGAGCGCACCTGCTCGAGGACGGCGCCCCAGAGCGCGTCCTTGCTCGGGAAGTGGTGCAGCAGCCCCGCCTTCGACAGCCCGACGGCGTCGGCGACGTCCTGCACCGAGGTCTTGGCGAAGCCGCGGCGGGCGAACAGGGCGGCGGCGCTGTCGAGGATGCTCTCGTCGGCCTGCTGCCGGAACGGTCGCGCCACGACGGCCAGCGTACGGACTACCGACCGATTCGGTAGGTCAACCGACCGAATCGGTCGGTCGCATCGGTCACACCCCTGCTCGACGGGTCGTCCCGACGGCGGCGGTGAGGAGCGCGCCCACAGCGACGCCGGCCAGCGCTCCGGCCACCACGTCGAGGGGCGCGTGCGCCCCGAGGTAGACCCGCGCGACCGAGTTGAGCACCGCGCACGCCAGCACCACCGCCCGCCAGCGCCGGGGAAGATACGGCCAGAGCAGCGTCAGGACGCCGAACGCGATCATCGCGTGGCCGGACGGGAAGGAGGGCCCGGCGGACGGTACGTCGCCGCGGAGCACCGCGTCGGGGATCGTCGTGCCCGGTCGCTCGCGCCGGACCAGCGCCTTGACGACCTCCCGCTCCACGAACAGCTTGGCCGGGACCAGGAGCACCAGCGCGACGGCGAGCCGCCACCTGCGCAGCAGCAGCGCGCCGGCCGCGACGACCAGTGGCACGACGAGCACGCCGAGCAGCTGGAAGGTCCACAGCGGCCACCGCAGCGGGTCGGGCCAGCCGTTCACGGCCGCGAAGACGGCACGTTCAGCGGCGCCCACGCCCCCCGGCGCGACCACCCATGCGCACAGCGCGGTGCCGGCCGCCGCCGTGGCAGCGACCCAGACGGCGGTCGGCCGACCGGGACGCGCCGTGGTCACGCGGTCAGTCCACCGCCTCCGGCGCTGCCCGTCGAGGGCCTGCGCTGTCGGAGGTGTCGGCGACACTGACGAGGTGCAGCGCGTCGTCCTCGTCCGCCGCGGCCCGGACGTGGTGGCGCACGAGTGCGACGACGACGGGACGGCGAACCGCGCCGCGTCCCTCCCCTCGGGCGAGCTGCTCGCGTTCGTCCGCGAGCGGGAGGCGCTTGGCGTCCGCTGGGTGTGGGACGACACCACGCGCTGGTATCCGGCGCTGCTCGAGGCCGGCGTGCGCGTCGCGAGGTGCACGGACCTGCGGCTGAGTTCCGCGGTCCTGGGCCGCTCGCCGTTCGTCGACCAGATCCTGCTGGCCTGCGACGAGAGGCCGGCGTGGGACGCCCTGCAGCCGGTCACCTCGGCCGACCCCGCGCTGTTCCCCCTCGACGACCCGGCCGACCGGCTGGACCCGGTCGCCGAGCACTCCCGGCAGCGGGCCGCGCTGGCCGCCTCACCGCAGCGGGCCCGGCTCGAGCTCCTGCTGGCCGCCGAGTCCTCGGGCGCCCTGGTCGCCGCCGAGATGACCCACGCCGGGCTGCCGTGGCGGGCCGACGTCCACGAGCGGCTCCTGACCGAGCTGCTCGGGTCGCGGCCGCCGGCCGGACAGCGGCCCGCGGTCCTGGAGGGGTTGCTCGGCGACATCCGCACGGCGCTGGGGGCTCCGGGGCTCAACCCGGACTCGCCGGGCGAGCTGCTGCGCGCGCTGCAGGCCACGGGGCTGCCCGTCGCCGACACCCGGTCCTGGACGCTGGAGCGCCTCGACCACCCGGTCGTCGCGCCGCTGCTGGAGTACAAGCGGCTCAGCCGGCTGATGCAGGCCAACGGCTGGAACTGGCTGGAGACGTGGGTCCGCGACGGCCGCTTCCGGTCGTGGTTCCTGCCCGGCGGCGTGGTGACCGGCCGGTGGGCGTCCAGCGGCGGGGGAGCGCTGTCGGTGCCCACCCAGGTACGGCCGGCCGCGATCGCCGACGACGGCTGGTGCTTCGTGGTGGCCGACGTCGCGCAGCTGGAGCCCCGGGTGCTGGCCGCGATGAGCGGCGACACCGCGATGGCCGAGGCGGCCCGGTCGGCCGACCTCTACCAGGGAATGGTCGACTCGGGCGCGGTCGCCAGCCGGGCCGACGCCAAGGTCGGCATGCTCGGCGCGATGTACGGCGGCACCCGCGGCGAGAGCGGGCGCATGATGCCGCGCCTGACCCGGCGCTACCCGAGTGCCATCGGCCTTGTCGAGGAGGCGGCCCGCGCCGGTGAGCGCGGCGAGGTGGTGCACACCCTGCTGGGCCGTGGCTCACCACCACCGACGGGGGAGTGGGCGGCGGGGCCGGTGGAGCTCGGTGAGCCCGCCGACGACGACGTACCCCGCGAGGTCCGCGACCGGCACCGCCGCTCGTGGGGGCGGTTCACCCGCAACTTCGTCGTCCAGGGCACGGGCGCGGAGTGGGCGCTGTGCTGGCTGGCCGACCTGCGCAACCGGCTCTGGCGGCTCGGCGCCGGGGCGCTCACCGAGCGGCCGCACCTGGTCTTCTTCCTGCACGACGAGGTCGTGGTGCACGCGCCCGAGGAGCTCGCCGACGAGGTCGCCGACGCGGTGCGCGAGGCCGCGGCCACCGCCGGGCGGCTGCTGTTCGGATCCTTCCCGGTCGACTTCCCGCTCGACGTGGCCGTCGTCCGGTCATGGGCCGACGCCGCCTGAGATCACTGCAGGAGCGCTACCCGCCGGCCGGCGAGCTGCGAGGAGCGCAGGTGGTCCCGGATCAGGGTGACCGCCGACGGCGACAGGGAGGTCGCCGACCTCGCGTCGATGACGTCGACGCGGGCGGGCTCGCGGCCGTACCGCAGGAGGAACGCCTCGACGGCCGGCAGGTCGACGTCCCCCGCGAGAGCGAGCACCGGTCCGCCGGACGTGTTGAGCAGTCGCACCACGCCGCCCGAGGTCATGTCCCCAGTGTGCCGATCGCCCGTGGCGACCGGAGACTTCCCGTCATGCAGCCGATCTTGCTCCTGGTCAACCGCGCGGCGGGGACGACCGACGACGAGACGGTGGAGGCCGCGCTCGCCACGCTCCGGTCGGCTGCCGACGTGACCGTCGCGGCCACGTCCTCCCCGGACGAGCTGCTCGACGCCGTGGCCGACCGGGACGACCGGCGGGTCGTGATCATGGGCGGTGACGGATCGGTGCACGCCGCGGTGCGGGCCCTGGACCGGGCCGGTGCGCTGACGCCCGACGAGCCGGTCGGGATCATCCCGCGCGGCACCGGCAACGACCTGGCCGGAACCCTCGGGTTGCCCCTGGACCCCGTGGCCGGCGCCCAGGTCGTGCTCGGCGGGACGACGCGGCGGCTAGACCTGCTGCGCGACGACGCGGGCGGCCTGGTCGTCAACGCCGTCCACCTCGGTGCCGGAGCCCTCGCCGGGGCCGAGGCCACCCGCTTCAAGGAGCGGCTCGGCACCGCTGCCTTTCCCCTGGGCGCGGTCATCGCCGGCGTGACGGCCCCCGACTGGGACCTGCGCGTCGAGGTGGACGGAGGGATCGCCACGCACGACGCCGCCGGATGGTCCGCCGACGGCGGCACCGGCGTGCTGATGGTGGGCGTGTGCAACGGCCCCACCATCGGCGGCGGAGCCGCGCTGGCCCCCGGGGCGCAGGTGGACGACGGGCTGGCCGACGTCGTGGTGTGCACCGCGACGGGCCCGGTGGCGCGGGCCGCCTACGCGACGGCGCTGGCCGCCGGCCGCCACGTCGAGCGCGACGACGTGCTGGTCCTGCGTGGGCGCGAGGTGACCGTCACCGGGCCGTCGGTGGACCTGGTGGCCGACGGCGAGCTCGAGGAGGGGGTGACCGCGCGGACGTGGCGGGTGCAGGGGCACGCGTGGTCGGTCCTGGTCCCGTGACCGTCCACCTCCGCAACGGACCGCACGGCTACGGCGTCGTCACCAAGACGCTGCACTGGCTCACCGTCGCCGCGATCGCGGCGCAGTTCGCCGTCGGCTGGACCATGGACTTCGACGAGGGGGCGGACCGGGCCGACGACGCGCTGGACGCCGAGGCCGACCGGCTGGAGGAGGACGCCGAGCAGCGAGGCGATGCGGCCGAGGACGCGGCAGAGGCCGAGATCGAGCGGCGCGAGGACGCCCTCGACGCCCGTGAGGACGACCAGGCGTCCGAGGTGTTCTCCGACGTGATCACCGGCTCGGCCTTCGCCGACGGGATCTCGCTCCCGGAGCTGCACGTGCTGCTCGGGCTGTTCGTGATCGTCCTGGCGCTGGTCCGCATCCTCTGGCGGCGCGCCACGCCGCTGCCGCCGTGGGCCGAGCACCTCAGCGCGGGTGAACGCCGGCTCGAGGGGCTCCTCGAGAAGCTGCTGCTCGCGCTGCTGGTGGTCGTGCCGGCCAGCGGGCTGCTGCTGGTGGCGGCCGACGACGACTGGCTGCCGTTGCACGTCGCGGCGCAGATCGGCTTCCTCGTCGTGATCGCCGCGCACGTCGGGCTGGTGCTCTCGCACACCGTCGTCCGCCGCAACCGCCACCTGGCGCGCATGCTGTGACCGCTTCGGTCCCCGAGTGGGTGCGCCAGGTCAACATTCGAGCACCCCGAACGGGGCCTCGGCGCACCCGCTCAAGGGCGTGGGTTGTGCCGCGTCCAGCCGCGCTCGTCGCGCCGCGCACCCATCCCGGCCCGGCAGCGGCGGCACACGTCGGCCACCTCCTCGGCGTGCCGCCCGGACTCCGGCTGGGCGTCGGCCCAGCTGACGTGCGGGAACCGGTTCAGCCGCGATCTCCGGAGCGACAGCCCGCACACGGTCTCGTTGCGTCCGCGCTCCCAGGCGTGGACCTCGCCCGACGGGTAGCGGACGCCGTCGTCCGGGTCGGTCCACGTGCTGCCGGCCGCGACGGCCGCGTTCTTCACTGCCACGGAAGCCCTGTTACCCCCGACATGGCCGGTGGATGTCGAGAATGCCGGATCGGGTGGCGTTCCGGTGCGGACCTGGATTCACCGGGCCGCCGTCACCGACGATCTGAGTGTGGGTGAGGAGCCGGCGAGGTCGCCTCGTCGCACGCGTGGACGACCGAGCCCTGCATTGCTGCTCACCATGGCCATCCTCTGGTCAGCCTTGGCGACCGCGAGCTGGATCCTCGAGCAGGCCCTTCTTCTCTCCATGGGCTGGTCGGCTCTGGCAATCGGCTACTTCGGGATGAGCTGGCACGCGCAGCGTCATGCCCATGACCCTCCTCCACCGAGCCGGGGGTCCACGAGCCGGTGGGGAGCCGGCAGACCGGACGAACGGTGGCGCTAGTCGCTGGGCCCGATGTCGATGCCAACGATGTGCGCGAAGGCCCGGTTTCTGGGCCGTACCGCCGTCGCTACCGGCGCTAGGCGTTCCGGACGGCGGCGGCCGACTGCAGGCCCAGTTCCTCGACCGAGACCTCGCGCATCTCGACCTTCCGGATCTTGCCGGTGACCGTCATCGGGAAATCGTCGACGACCTTCACGTACCGGGGCACCTTGTAGTGCGCGAGCTTGCCGGCGC from Blastococcus sp. PRF04-17 encodes the following:
- a CDS encoding TetR/AcrR family transcriptional regulator, which gives rise to MARPFRQQADESILDSAAALFARRGFAKTSVQDVADAVGLSKAGLLHHFPSKDALWGAVLEQVRSLGERVLEQVQDMPAGPERDRRALEVLLDAAFGHPGLVALVLDPLTLDDSAARVPELDAVADTALRAFGVDRTVPVTERSVRVVGALAALAVLTLAAHAEDQTTAWRQHIVATCFDALGHGSSGSLPASDQET
- a CDS encoding cytochrome b, producing MTVHLRNGPHGYGVVTKTLHWLTVAAIAAQFAVGWTMDFDEGADRADDALDAEADRLEEDAEQRGDAAEDAAEAEIERREDALDAREDDQASEVFSDVITGSAFADGISLPELHVLLGLFVIVLALVRILWRRATPLPPWAEHLSAGERRLEGLLEKLLLALLVVVPASGLLLVAADDDWLPLHVAAQIGFLVVIAAHVGLVLSHTVVRRNRHLARML
- a CDS encoding phosphatase PAP2 family protein, with amino-acid sequence MTTARPGRPTAVWVAATAAAGTALCAWVVAPGGVGAAERAVFAAVNGWPDPLRWPLWTFQLLGVLVVPLVVAAGALLLRRWRLAVALVLLVPAKLFVEREVVKALVRRERPGTTIPDAVLRGDVPSAGPSFPSGHAMIAFGVLTLLWPYLPRRWRAVVLACAVLNSVARVYLGAHAPLDVVAGALAGVAVGALLTAAVGTTRRAGV
- a CDS encoding MMPL family transporter, with protein sequence MAVLLSRLGAFSHRRRLPVVLVWLVVLVAGGVGAVTLAGETSSSFSIPGQESTIALERIGEEFGGGGEGATARVVVQAPQGGTVTTPENAQAIGGLVAELAQLPGVTSATNPLDPAQPAVNAEQTTAYSTVTYDAAPGEVTPAQQEALLDAVDAAGSGGLTVEVAGEATQEPPHVGGPAEAIGVVVALAVLAVTYGGLVLAGMNLLTALVGVGIGVLGVTIATGFTDLSSTTPTLAAMLGLAVGIDYALFIVTRYRQELRHGGDVGTAISTAVGTAGSAVVTAGLTVVIALTGLFVVGIPFLTQMGIAAALTIVVAVLVALTLVPAVLSFLGLRALPRTQRGAHAPATDGGFLAGWVGTVTRRRIPSLLVAVAALAAIAVPFFSMQTTLIQTPPDDSTQARAQELLADGFGPGFNGPITILFEGDAASGAAGRTAETVTGLDDVALVTPPVPNADDTAALLTVIPESGPTDPATEQLVADLRAELAGLDGVEASVTGATAVSVDVAQSLDEALPVYLALVVGLALVLLVLVFRSLLVPLVGVLGFVLTVGASLGATVAVFQWGWLADVVNLDTTGPLISLTPILVIGILFGLAMDYQIFLVSRMHEAHSHGAAPLEAIRTGFRQAAPVVVAAALIMFSVFAGFVPAGEATIKSIAFALAAGIVFDAFVVRMVLVPAALALLGARAWWLPRWLRWLPVLDVEGAALEKASHARTEEREPVTAR
- a CDS encoding diacylglycerol/lipid kinase family protein, whose product is MQPILLLVNRAAGTTDDETVEAALATLRSAADVTVAATSSPDELLDAVADRDDRRVVIMGGDGSVHAAVRALDRAGALTPDEPVGIIPRGTGNDLAGTLGLPLDPVAGAQVVLGGTTRRLDLLRDDAGGLVVNAVHLGAGALAGAEATRFKERLGTAAFPLGAVIAGVTAPDWDLRVEVDGGIATHDAAGWSADGGTGVLMVGVCNGPTIGGGAALAPGAQVDDGLADVVVCTATGPVARAAYATALAAGRHVERDDVLVLRGREVTVTGPSVDLVADGELEEGVTARTWRVQGHAWSVLVP
- a CDS encoding bifunctional 3'-5' exonuclease/DNA polymerase, encoding MQRVVLVRRGPDVVAHECDDDGTANRAASLPSGELLAFVREREALGVRWVWDDTTRWYPALLEAGVRVARCTDLRLSSAVLGRSPFVDQILLACDERPAWDALQPVTSADPALFPLDDPADRLDPVAEHSRQRAALAASPQRARLELLLAAESSGALVAAEMTHAGLPWRADVHERLLTELLGSRPPAGQRPAVLEGLLGDIRTALGAPGLNPDSPGELLRALQATGLPVADTRSWTLERLDHPVVAPLLEYKRLSRLMQANGWNWLETWVRDGRFRSWFLPGGVVTGRWASSGGGALSVPTQVRPAAIADDGWCFVVADVAQLEPRVLAAMSGDTAMAEAARSADLYQGMVDSGAVASRADAKVGMLGAMYGGTRGESGRMMPRLTRRYPSAIGLVEEAARAGERGEVVHTLLGRGSPPPTGEWAAGPVELGEPADDDVPREVRDRHRRSWGRFTRNFVVQGTGAEWALCWLADLRNRLWRLGAGALTERPHLVFFLHDEVVVHAPEELADEVADAVREAAATAGRLLFGSFPVDFPLDVAVVRSWADAA